Below is a window of Planctomycetaceae bacterium DNA.
AAACAACCGGCCTACGTGACATCCGTACATGTTGGCTCCATTCCTGTTTTGGGGCAAAAATAATCGCACAAAAGAGGCCTCCCGTCAAGGCTTCGCTGCAGAAAGCGACAGCCCCAATTGCCCTTCGCCATGGCCGGACGGAAATCGCGAAAGTTTCCCTTGCCTGGCGCCAATATCGCCGGCAATAAGTACCGTCTGATAACGGCGATTCATTACAACCGGCAACTGGCGTTCACGCTGATGGTCCTTACGCACGCGGAGTACGCCAAAGGGAAGTGGAAGGACGTGCTATGAGCAACACCGCGACAAAGAGCGACTTCCGGCGGCTGCCCAAAACCTACGATGCGCTGGTGACCATGCTGCCCCCGCGCCCGATCCATGATGACGTTGACCTCGCCAACGTCACGGAAATGATTGACCGCCTGGCGGGCTTCGACCTCAATCAAGACCAGGAAGATTATCTTGAGGCGTTGTCGACCTTCGTGGAAGCGTACGAGGCCGCGCGATTCCCGATTGACGATTCGCAGATCAGCCCCCTCGACGCGCTCAAGGCTCTGCTGGAAGACCACGGGATGACCGCCTCGGACCTGGGCCGGCTCCTGGGCAACCGGACCCTGGGCCCGGCCATCCTGTCCGGCCGGCGAAATCTGAGCAAAGCAGCCATCAAGACGCTAGCCCAACACTTCAAGGTGGAACCGGGCCTGTTCCTGTAATCGGAACCCCCAAAGCGGACAACAGCGACGACGGAGGCTTGCGGCGACGAAAAGCGGCCGCCGATCGCCGACTGGTCGAAGGCTGGTGGACTGAAGGGTGCCGCGCACAAAAAGTCTTGCAATATCGGAATGGATTCCTAAAATGCAAGAATGATCCAGCGAGAACATACGAAT
It encodes the following:
- a CDS encoding transcriptional regulator, whose protein sequence is MSNTATKSDFRRLPKTYDALVTMLPPRPIHDDVDLANVTEMIDRLAGFDLNQDQEDYLEALSTFVEAYEAARFPIDDSQISPLDALKALLEDHGMTASDLGRLLGNRTLGPAILSGRRNLSKAAIKTLAQHFKVEPGLFL